One window of Nocardia sp. NBC_00508 genomic DNA carries:
- a CDS encoding nitrate/nitrite transporter — translation MLSTLTRNRWEALRTTIRRPRIEHWDAEDVAAWEAGGKEIAKRNLIWSVVAEHVGFSVWSIWSVMVLFMPTDKFGIDPAGKFFLVAMPTLVGAFLRIPYTVATARFGGRNWTVLSAALLLIPALLTLYFINQPGTSYTTFLVIAAFAGFGGGNFASSMTNINAFYPQRLKGWALGLNAGGGNIGVPVIQLIGLLVIATLGNSYASLICAIYLVFVALAGLGAALYMDNLPNQKADLSYMLTALKVPQSWAIAFLYIGTFGSFIGYSFAFGQILQISFKAGGDSVAQATLHAAQIAFLGPLLGSLARPYGGKWADRIGGSRVTLYVFGAMMGAAALVTVASTMADRNNGVAGGAVMTALVAGFIALFVLSGIGNGSVTKIIPSVFEAKSKSLDATPAERSAWSQNTSGALIGFVGAIGALGGVGINLVLRSSYASTASATTAFWVFMVFYVVCALVVWAVFLRRPGARVVADSDVVVEAESFVLEAEAGRSPSAPSQSSSSSARA, via the coding sequence CTGTTGAGCACGCTGACGCGTAACCGTTGGGAAGCGCTACGGACGACGATCCGCAGGCCGCGCATCGAGCACTGGGATGCCGAGGATGTGGCCGCCTGGGAGGCAGGCGGCAAGGAGATCGCCAAGCGCAACCTGATCTGGTCGGTCGTCGCCGAGCACGTCGGATTCTCGGTCTGGTCGATCTGGTCGGTGATGGTGCTGTTCATGCCCACCGACAAGTTCGGCATCGACCCGGCGGGCAAGTTCTTCCTGGTCGCGATGCCCACGCTGGTCGGCGCGTTCCTGCGGATCCCCTACACCGTCGCGACCGCGAGGTTCGGCGGGCGCAACTGGACCGTCTTGAGCGCGGCCCTGCTGCTCATCCCGGCGCTGCTCACGCTGTACTTCATCAACCAGCCGGGCACTTCGTACACCACGTTCCTGGTGATCGCCGCGTTCGCGGGCTTCGGCGGTGGCAACTTCGCCTCCTCGATGACCAATATCAACGCCTTCTACCCGCAGCGGCTCAAGGGTTGGGCGCTGGGCCTGAACGCGGGCGGCGGCAATATCGGCGTTCCGGTGATCCAGCTGATCGGCCTGCTGGTGATCGCCACCCTCGGCAACAGCTACGCCTCGCTGATCTGCGCGATCTACCTGGTGTTCGTGGCGCTCGCCGGGCTCGGCGCCGCGCTGTACATGGACAATCTGCCCAACCAGAAGGCCGACCTGTCCTACATGCTCACCGCGCTGAAGGTGCCGCAGTCCTGGGCGATCGCGTTCCTCTACATCGGCACATTCGGCTCGTTCATCGGCTACAGCTTCGCCTTCGGCCAGATCCTGCAGATCAGCTTCAAGGCCGGTGGCGACAGCGTCGCGCAGGCCACCCTGCACGCCGCGCAGATCGCGTTCCTCGGTCCGCTGCTCGGCTCGCTGGCCCGGCCCTACGGCGGCAAGTGGGCCGACCGCATCGGCGGTAGCCGGGTCACGCTGTACGTGTTCGGCGCCATGATGGGGGCCGCGGCGCTGGTCACGGTGGCCAGCACGATGGCCGACCGCAACAACGGGGTGGCCGGCGGTGCGGTGATGACCGCGCTGGTCGCGGGCTTCATCGCGTTGTTCGTGCTGTCCGGGATCGGCAACGGGTCGGTCACCAAGATCATCCCCTCGGTCTTCGAGGCGAAGTCCAAGAGCCTGGACGCCACCCCTGCCGAACGGTCCGCGTGGTCGCAGAACACCTCCGGCGCGCTCATCGGCTTCGTCGGCGCCATCGGCGCGCTCGGCGGCGTCGGCATCAACCTGGTGCTGCGCTCCTCCTACGCCTCGACCGCGTCGGCGACCACCGCGTTCTGGGTGTTCATGGTCTTCTACGTGGTCTGTGCGCTGGTGGTCTGGGCGGTCTTCCTGCGCCGCCCCGGCGCCCGCGTCGTCGCCGATTCCGATGTCGTCGTGGAGGCGGAGAGCTTCGTGCTCGAAGCCGAAGCCGGCCGCTCGCCGAGCGCCCCGTCCCAGTCCAGCAGCTCGTCGGCCCGCGCCTGA
- a CDS encoding FadR/GntR family transcriptional regulator has translation MQPVRRTSLIAQVTEQLRAEIRSGRWPIGSRIPTEPELTELTGTGRNTVREAVQALVHAGMLERRQGSGTYVIAASDLGGTLGKYFADAEERDVLELRLALDTTAAALAARRRDDTDIANLLRLLAERDKEWDEDQAAAIEADVQLHRAIVVASHNAVYLEFYDSLLPIIEQVIRARTAKSDDSYPEEHAALVHAVIDGDPERAASATRCFLDSLIAEYPDAR, from the coding sequence GTGCAACCCGTCCGGCGCACCAGCCTCATCGCCCAGGTCACCGAGCAGCTGCGTGCCGAAATTCGTTCCGGCCGTTGGCCGATCGGCTCACGCATCCCCACCGAGCCGGAGCTCACCGAGCTCACCGGCACCGGCCGGAATACCGTGCGCGAGGCCGTCCAGGCCCTGGTGCACGCGGGCATGCTGGAGCGTAGGCAGGGCTCGGGCACCTATGTGATCGCGGCTTCCGACCTCGGCGGCACCTTGGGAAAGTATTTCGCCGACGCCGAGGAACGCGACGTGCTGGAGCTGCGCCTCGCGCTGGACACCACCGCCGCCGCACTGGCGGCCCGCCGCCGCGACGACACCGACATCGCGAACCTGCTGCGTCTGCTCGCCGAACGCGACAAGGAATGGGACGAAGACCAGGCCGCCGCGATCGAGGCGGACGTGCAACTGCACCGCGCGATCGTCGTCGCGAGCCACAACGCGGTATACCTCGAGTTCTACGACTCGCTGCTGCCTATCATCGAACAGGTCATCCGCGCACGGACCGCGAAGTCCGACGACTCCTATCCCGAGGAGCACGCGGCGTTGGTGCACGCGGTGATCGACGGCGATCCCGAACGGGCCGCCTCGGCGACGCGGTGCTTCCTCGATTCCCTCATCGCCGAATATCCGGACGCGCGATAA
- the nirB gene encoding nitrite reductase large subunit NirB, translating into MNPTVARKTAVVVGHGMVGHRFVEALRSRDTEGRWQVVILSEEQLPAYDRVGLSSYVGSWDAAALALPGNEYAGDDLVELRLGQRAESIDREARKVTTSAGDTLAYDALVLATGSYPFVPPVPGHDHPECFVYRTLDDLDGIRAAAEAAGPGAAGVVVGGGLLGLEAANALRLLGITPHVVEYNARLMPAQVDEGGGAILERLVTDLGLHVHTGVGTSSIESADKGLKVTLSDESVIEAGLVVFSAGVRPRDQIARDAGLEVGPRGGIITDLGLQTSDPNIWAIGECAAVEGVCYGLVAPGYSTAEIVADRLLGGAGEFPGADMSTKLKLLGVDVASFGDAHGVTEGALSVVLHDAAKGTYAKLVVSDDAKTLLGGILVGDATAYSALRPLVGRPLPAEPAQLISPAGAELGADALPDDAQICSCNNVSKGSICGAIAEGACDIPAIKKCTTAGTSCGGCVPMLKKLLEQSGVEMSKALCEHFEQSRAELFQIVQVTGIRTFSALIAKYGKGTGCDICKPTVASILASTSSDHILDGEQAALQDTNDHFLANLQKNGTYSVVPRMPGGEVTAEQLITIGEVAKEFGLYVKVTGGQRIDLFGARVEQLPMIWKRLVDAGMESGHAYGKSLRTVKSCVGSTWCRYGQQDSVGMAVLLEKRYRGLRSPHKLKLAVSGCARECAEARGKDVGVIATENGWNLYVGGNGGLTPKHAVLLAGELDDETLIKYIDRYLMFYIRTADRLQRTAPWQEALEGGVDYLEQVICDDSLGIADDLEAAMAQHVAGYRDEWAAVLEDEEKLSRFVSFVNAPEESDPTISFDETGERKVPVLLGLPEVPVATPGK; encoded by the coding sequence ATGAACCCCACAGTCGCTCGCAAGACCGCGGTGGTCGTCGGCCACGGAATGGTCGGGCACCGGTTCGTCGAGGCGCTGCGCTCGCGCGACACCGAAGGCCGCTGGCAGGTGGTCATCCTCAGCGAGGAGCAGCTGCCCGCCTACGACCGCGTCGGTCTCTCGTCCTACGTGGGCAGCTGGGACGCCGCCGCGCTCGCGCTGCCCGGCAACGAGTACGCCGGTGACGACCTGGTCGAACTGCGGCTCGGCCAGCGCGCCGAGTCGATCGACCGGGAAGCGCGCAAGGTGACCACGTCGGCGGGTGACACGCTCGCCTACGACGCGCTCGTGCTGGCCACCGGGTCCTACCCGTTCGTGCCGCCGGTGCCCGGCCACGACCACCCGGAATGCTTCGTCTACCGGACCCTCGACGACCTGGACGGCATCCGTGCCGCCGCCGAGGCCGCCGGACCCGGCGCGGCCGGTGTGGTGGTCGGCGGCGGTCTGCTCGGCCTCGAGGCCGCGAACGCGCTGCGGCTGCTCGGCATCACCCCGCATGTGGTCGAGTACAACGCGCGGCTGATGCCCGCCCAGGTCGACGAGGGCGGCGGCGCCATCCTGGAGCGGCTGGTCACCGACCTCGGCCTGCACGTGCACACCGGCGTCGGCACCTCCTCGATCGAGTCGGCCGACAAGGGACTGAAGGTCACGCTGTCGGATGAGTCGGTGATCGAGGCCGGGCTGGTGGTGTTCTCCGCCGGTGTCCGCCCGCGCGACCAGATCGCCCGCGACGCGGGACTGGAGGTCGGCCCGCGCGGCGGCATCATCACCGACCTCGGTCTGCAGACTTCCGACCCGAATATCTGGGCGATCGGCGAATGCGCCGCCGTGGAAGGCGTGTGCTACGGCCTGGTCGCCCCGGGTTACAGCACCGCCGAGATCGTGGCGGACCGGCTGCTCGGCGGCGCGGGCGAGTTCCCCGGCGCGGACATGTCGACCAAGCTCAAGCTGCTCGGCGTCGACGTGGCCAGCTTCGGCGACGCGCACGGCGTCACCGAGGGCGCGCTGTCGGTCGTGCTGCACGACGCGGCCAAGGGCACCTACGCCAAGCTCGTCGTCTCCGACGACGCGAAGACCCTGCTCGGCGGCATCCTGGTCGGCGACGCCACCGCCTACTCGGCACTGCGGCCACTGGTCGGCCGTCCGCTGCCCGCCGAGCCTGCCCAGCTGATCTCGCCCGCGGGCGCGGAACTCGGCGCCGACGCGCTGCCCGACGACGCGCAGATCTGCTCCTGCAACAACGTGTCGAAGGGCTCGATCTGCGGCGCGATCGCCGAGGGCGCTTGCGACATCCCGGCGATCAAGAAGTGCACCACCGCCGGCACCTCTTGCGGCGGTTGCGTCCCCATGCTCAAGAAGCTGCTCGAGCAGTCCGGCGTGGAGATGTCGAAGGCGCTGTGCGAGCACTTCGAGCAGTCGCGCGCCGAGCTGTTCCAGATCGTCCAGGTCACCGGCATCCGCACCTTCTCCGCCCTGATCGCCAAGTACGGAAAGGGCACCGGCTGCGACATCTGCAAGCCGACCGTCGCCTCCATCCTCGCCTCCACCTCGAGCGACCACATCCTCGACGGCGAGCAGGCGGCGCTGCAGGACACCAACGACCACTTCCTGGCCAACCTGCAGAAGAACGGCACCTACTCGGTGGTGCCCCGGATGCCCGGCGGCGAGGTCACCGCCGAGCAGCTGATCACCATCGGTGAGGTGGCCAAGGAATTCGGCCTGTATGTGAAGGTCACCGGCGGCCAGCGCATCGACCTGTTCGGCGCGCGCGTCGAGCAGCTGCCGATGATCTGGAAGCGGCTGGTGGACGCGGGCATGGAATCCGGCCACGCCTACGGCAAGTCGCTGCGCACCGTGAAGAGCTGCGTCGGCTCCACCTGGTGCCGCTACGGTCAGCAGGACTCGGTCGGCATGGCCGTGCTGCTGGAGAAGCGCTACCGCGGCCTGCGCTCGCCGCACAAGCTGAAGCTGGCCGTCTCCGGTTGCGCTCGCGAATGCGCCGAGGCGCGCGGCAAGGACGTCGGTGTGATCGCCACCGAGAACGGCTGGAACCTCTATGTCGGCGGAAACGGCGGCCTCACCCCCAAGCACGCGGTGCTGCTGGCCGGCGAGCTCGACGACGAGACGCTGATCAAGTACATCGACCGGTACCTGATGTTCTACATCCGCACCGCCGATCGTTTGCAGCGCACCGCGCCGTGGCAGGAGGCGCTGGAGGGTGGCGTCGATTACCTCGAGCAGGTGATCTGTGATGACAGCCTCGGCATCGCCGATGATCTGGAGGCGGCGATGGCCCAGCATGTCGCTGGCTACCGCGACGAGTGGGCCGCGGTCCTGGAAGACGAAGAGAAACTGTCTCGCTTCGTGTCGTTCGTCAACGCCCCGGAGGAGTCGGATCCGACGATTTCCTTCGATGAAACCGGAGAGCGGAAGGTTCCCGTCCTGCTGGGACTGCCGGAAGTCCCGGTCGCCACGCCGGGGAAATGA
- the nirD gene encoding nitrite reductase small subunit NirD, which produces MTVIDTPGIAAATTTGWTQACRLDYLLPGRGVAVLLKGGRQAALFLLESGMLYAVGNIDPFGRAAVMSRGIVGDRGGVPVVASPLLKQAFSLVDGQCLDDESAMLPVYAVRVDDGIVAVSNEPVASGLATSDG; this is translated from the coding sequence ATGACCGTGATCGATACCCCCGGCATTGCCGCAGCTACCACCACGGGTTGGACGCAGGCATGCCGTCTCGACTACCTGCTTCCCGGCCGCGGCGTTGCGGTGTTGCTGAAAGGTGGCCGACAGGCTGCCCTGTTCCTGCTCGAGAGCGGCATGCTGTATGCCGTCGGCAATATCGATCCGTTCGGCAGGGCTGCGGTCATGTCGCGCGGGATCGTCGGCGATCGCGGCGGCGTGCCCGTCGTGGCCTCGCCGCTGCTGAAGCAAGCTTTCTCCCTGGTCGACGGGCAGTGCCTGGACGACGAATCGGCGATGCTGCCGGTGTACGCGGTGCGCGTGGACGACGGCATCGTTGCGGTTTCCAATGAGCCGGTGGCATCCGGGCTCGCGACCTCGGATGGATGA
- a CDS encoding sirohydrochlorin chelatase has product MTAPALVLVAHGTRSTKGVQMIAALAEAVSKELGAGVSGPGTEETPWVRTAFVDVLGPSPSEVLRDLATPTGESVPAVVVPAFLASGYHVYQDVPREVSESAHPAVLVTPAMGPDSALARIMKMRLRAAGWAPGDAVVFAAAGSSDARARQDVRRAAALLTERLGVPVRIAYVATGAPRVPEVVAELRAGGARRVFVASYLLAHGLFQQRLHEAGADGVAEPIGVHPAVVRLIAERYRAAAHEMVRARAR; this is encoded by the coding sequence GTGACCGCGCCCGCCCTGGTGCTGGTGGCCCACGGGACCCGCAGCACCAAGGGCGTGCAGATGATCGCGGCGCTCGCCGAGGCCGTGTCGAAGGAGCTCGGGGCCGGGGTCTCGGGGCCCGGCACCGAGGAAACGCCGTGGGTGCGTACGGCCTTCGTGGACGTGCTCGGTCCTTCGCCGTCGGAAGTGCTCCGCGATCTGGCGACACCGACCGGGGAATCCGTGCCCGCCGTAGTGGTTCCGGCGTTCCTGGCCTCGGGTTACCACGTCTACCAGGACGTACCGCGTGAGGTCTCGGAGAGCGCGCATCCCGCGGTGCTGGTCACTCCGGCCATGGGCCCTGATTCCGCGTTGGCGCGCATCATGAAGATGCGCCTGCGCGCCGCGGGCTGGGCCCCCGGTGACGCGGTGGTCTTCGCCGCCGCGGGCTCCTCGGACGCTCGTGCCCGACAAGACGTTCGGCGCGCGGCCGCGCTGCTCACCGAACGTCTCGGTGTTCCCGTCCGTATCGCCTATGTCGCCACCGGCGCGCCGCGTGTACCGGAGGTGGTCGCCGAACTGCGCGCCGGGGGCGCACGACGGGTCTTCGTCGCCTCGTACCTGCTGGCACACGGCCTGTTCCAGCAGCGCCTGCACGAGGCGGGCGCCGACGGCGTCGCCGAACCCATCGGCGTCCACCCGGCCGTGGTCCGGCTCATCGCCGAGCGCTACCGGGCGGCTGCCCACGAGATGGTCCGAGCGCGCGCTCGCTGA
- a CDS encoding MFS transporter, which produces MTATLPEIVTRQESALLERRRRARTEGRLLVLAAIVMSALALRVAVTAFSPLAEQIGAEIGYGTAVVGLFGMIPTAMFALSGLLTPILATRLGLERTALTAMLMAGTGMLIRVLMSGAAELLIFSALALAGMGIGNVVIPPLVKRYFPDRLAAVSSLYIVMVQLGTVLPAFTTVPVAEAHGWRVSLGVWALVGFAAAVPWLAVLRGGDDAATAAPGQAARAGRVWRSPIAWGMAGMFGMTSLTTYSIFTWLPKILREAGASAGYGGAMVGLFAGVGLVAALTAPTVVARFRNPFPVVVGCAVLFFTSFAGLLIAPMAAPILWVVLLGLGPSTFPMALTLINLRTRTPGGSAALSGFTQGVGYAVACVGPLLFGMLRTATGGWLVPFAMLGVAVLVLLAGAWQACKPCMLEDTWS; this is translated from the coding sequence GTGACTGCGACCCTTCCGGAAATCGTGACTCGTCAGGAATCGGCCCTGCTCGAGCGTCGTCGACGTGCGCGTACCGAGGGTCGCCTGCTGGTACTGGCCGCAATCGTGATGTCCGCGCTCGCCCTGCGGGTCGCCGTCACCGCGTTCAGCCCGCTTGCCGAGCAGATCGGCGCCGAAATCGGTTACGGCACCGCCGTTGTCGGCCTGTTCGGCATGATCCCGACCGCCATGTTCGCGCTGTCCGGACTGCTCACCCCGATCCTGGCCACCCGGCTCGGACTGGAGCGCACCGCGCTGACCGCCATGCTGATGGCGGGTACGGGCATGCTGATCCGGGTGCTGATGTCGGGCGCCGCGGAACTGCTGATCTTCTCCGCCCTCGCGCTCGCGGGCATGGGCATCGGCAACGTGGTCATCCCGCCGCTGGTGAAGCGGTATTTCCCGGATCGTCTCGCCGCGGTGAGCTCGCTGTACATCGTCATGGTGCAACTCGGCACGGTGCTGCCCGCCTTCACCACGGTGCCGGTCGCCGAGGCGCACGGATGGCGAGTCTCGCTCGGGGTGTGGGCCCTGGTCGGCTTCGCGGCTGCCGTGCCCTGGCTCGCGGTGCTGCGCGGAGGTGACGACGCGGCCACGGCCGCACCGGGGCAGGCGGCGCGCGCCGGACGCGTGTGGCGTTCGCCGATCGCCTGGGGCATGGCGGGCATGTTCGGCATGACCTCGCTGACCACCTATTCGATCTTCACCTGGCTGCCGAAGATCCTGCGCGAGGCGGGCGCGAGTGCCGGGTACGGCGGAGCGATGGTGGGGCTGTTCGCCGGAGTCGGCCTGGTCGCCGCGCTCACCGCACCGACCGTGGTGGCCCGGTTCCGCAATCCGTTCCCCGTCGTGGTCGGCTGCGCGGTGCTGTTCTTCACCTCGTTCGCCGGGCTGCTGATCGCGCCGATGGCCGCGCCCATCCTGTGGGTCGTGCTGCTCGGTCTCGGCCCGAGCACCTTCCCGATGGCGCTGACGCTGATCAACCTGCGTACCCGCACACCGGGTGGGTCGGCCGCGCTGTCCGGCTTCACCCAGGGCGTCGGCTACGCGGTGGCCTGTGTCGGTCCGCTGCTGTTCGGCATGCTGCGCACGGCGACCGGCGGGTGGCTCGTTCCGTTCGCGATGCTCGGCGTCGCGGTGCTGGTGCTGCTCGCGGGCGCCTGGCAGGCGTGCAAGCCGTGCATGCTCGAGGACACCTGGAGCTGA
- a CDS encoding nitrate/nitrite transporter produces MTAVAAPGQQSQPTTFEHKKRGRWIDHWDPDNAKFWESGGAKTARKNLIFSVFAENLGFSVWVIWGTVVTSMGAAGFDFLAGLGKGNPTAVSNALLLTSTPTLVGAALRIPYTFAIPKFGGRAFTAFSAAMLLFPTLGLAYFVNQPGTPMWVFLLLAALAGVGGGNFSSSMANISFFFPEGKKGAALGINAAGGNLGVAQTQLVLPLLITLGTHILAKDPAGYRFGITLSVLVWIPFILVATFGALRYMDSISTAKSDGKSYKLALTSRHTWVMSFLYIGTFGSFIGFSFAFPTLIKANFPDLAKIGWITTLGNLAFLGALVGSFSRPFGGWVSDKIGGAKITAFVFGGMSVAVALIMIALELKSFPLYLTAFLILFVLTGIGNGSTYRMIPMIFSAQAKKYAAEHGLDITESVASARRQAGAAIGVIGAIGASGGYLLQQALRLSNINFGTMAPAFWAYAATFLVMAGVTWWFYLRSSFAIQRVPSLSYANV; encoded by the coding sequence ATGACCGCCGTAGCAGCCCCCGGCCAGCAGTCGCAGCCAACGACTTTCGAACACAAGAAACGCGGACGCTGGATCGACCACTGGGACCCGGACAATGCGAAATTCTGGGAATCCGGCGGTGCGAAGACCGCGCGTAAGAATCTGATCTTCTCCGTGTTCGCCGAGAATCTCGGTTTCAGCGTCTGGGTGATCTGGGGCACCGTGGTGACCAGCATGGGCGCCGCGGGCTTCGACTTCCTCGCCGGCCTCGGCAAGGGCAACCCCACCGCGGTGAGCAACGCGCTGCTGCTGACCTCGACCCCCACCCTGGTCGGCGCCGCGCTGCGCATTCCGTACACCTTCGCCATCCCCAAATTCGGCGGACGAGCGTTCACCGCGTTCAGCGCGGCCATGCTCTTGTTCCCGACGCTCGGCCTGGCGTACTTCGTCAACCAGCCCGGCACGCCCATGTGGGTCTTCCTGCTGCTGGCCGCGCTGGCCGGCGTCGGCGGCGGCAACTTCTCCTCGTCGATGGCGAACATCTCGTTCTTCTTCCCCGAAGGGAAGAAAGGTGCGGCCCTTGGCATCAACGCGGCGGGCGGCAACCTCGGCGTCGCGCAGACTCAGCTCGTCCTGCCGCTGCTGATCACCCTCGGCACCCACATCCTGGCGAAGGATCCCGCCGGCTACCGGTTCGGCATCACCCTGTCGGTGCTGGTCTGGATACCGTTCATCCTGGTCGCCACGTTCGGCGCGCTGCGCTACATGGACAGCATCAGCACCGCGAAATCCGACGGCAAGTCCTACAAGCTGGCCCTCACCAGCAGGCACACCTGGGTGATGTCGTTCCTCTACATCGGCACCTTCGGCTCGTTCATCGGGTTCTCCTTCGCCTTCCCCACCCTGATCAAGGCCAACTTCCCGGACCTGGCCAAGATCGGCTGGATCACCACGCTCGGTAACCTCGCCTTCCTCGGCGCGCTGGTCGGCTCGTTCAGCCGTCCGTTCGGCGGCTGGGTCTCCGACAAGATCGGCGGCGCCAAGATCACCGCGTTCGTGTTCGGCGGCATGTCGGTCGCGGTCGCGCTCATCATGATCGCGCTGGAGCTGAAGAGCTTCCCGCTGTACCTGACCGCGTTCCTGATTCTGTTCGTGCTCACCGGCATCGGCAACGGCTCCACCTACCGGATGATCCCGATGATCTTCAGCGCGCAAGCCAAGAAGTACGCCGCCGAGCACGGCCTGGACATCACCGAATCGGTGGCCTCGGCCAGGCGCCAGGCCGGTGCGGCCATCGGCGTCATCGGCGCGATCGGCGCCTCCGGCGGCTACCTGCTCCAGCAGGCGCTGCGTCTGTCGAACATCAACTTCGGCACCATGGCCCCCGCCTTCTGGGCCTACGCCGCGACCTTCCTGGTCATGGCGGGCGTCACCTGGTGGTTCTACCTGCGGTCCTCGTTCGCCATCCAGCGCGTCCCCTCGCTGTCCTACGCGAACGTGTAA
- a CDS encoding GlxA family transcriptional regulator, producing MQTVAVVAVPPVKAFDLSMPETVLGAAMVDGAPGYRILVCTAAPGVLPAGLGGFDVVVSRGLKAIEEADIVIVPSTGSRGSTDEATLTALRSAVADGRRVTSICSGAFVLAQAGLLSGRIATTHWALADELAAMFPDVSVRADALFIEDGPITTAAGAAAGIDLCLHLIRADYGATVANAAARAAVVTPVRPGGQAQFVDVALPAENGVTLSGTRTWAMQRLDTSLSLEDLARHARTSVRTLTRRFHEETGLSPQKWLLHQRLQRARELLESTTLPMDQVARHSGIGSAESLRQHMIRHVGVSPSSYRASFTRSPAGLQPEVEAQHRRRP from the coding sequence ATGCAGACTGTCGCGGTCGTCGCGGTGCCTCCGGTGAAGGCTTTCGACCTATCCATGCCCGAAACCGTGCTCGGCGCGGCGATGGTGGACGGCGCGCCCGGCTATCGGATCCTGGTATGCACCGCTGCGCCCGGCGTGCTGCCCGCAGGGTTGGGCGGATTCGACGTGGTGGTGTCGCGGGGGCTGAAGGCGATCGAGGAAGCCGACATCGTCATCGTGCCGAGCACCGGAAGCCGCGGCAGCACCGACGAAGCCACGCTGACCGCCCTGCGTAGCGCCGTGGCCGACGGCAGACGCGTCACCTCGATTTGTAGCGGCGCCTTCGTGCTCGCCCAGGCGGGCCTGCTGTCCGGACGCATCGCCACCACCCATTGGGCCCTGGCCGACGAGCTGGCGGCGATGTTCCCGGACGTGTCGGTCCGCGCCGACGCGCTGTTCATCGAGGACGGCCCGATCACCACCGCCGCGGGCGCGGCGGCCGGAATCGACCTGTGCCTGCACCTGATCCGCGCCGACTACGGCGCGACCGTGGCGAATGCGGCCGCCCGCGCCGCCGTCGTCACCCCGGTGCGCCCCGGCGGGCAGGCCCAGTTCGTGGACGTCGCCCTACCTGCGGAAAACGGCGTGACCCTGTCGGGCACCCGCACCTGGGCGATGCAACGCCTGGACACGTCACTGTCGCTGGAAGACCTGGCCCGGCATGCCCGCACCAGCGTCCGCACGCTGACCCGCCGTTTCCACGAGGAGACCGGCCTCAGCCCGCAGAAATGGCTCCTGCACCAGCGCCTGCAGCGCGCCAGGGAACTGCTGGAATCCACCACCCTGCCGATGGACCAGGTGGCGCGGCACAGCGGCATCGGCTCGGCGGAATCGTTGCGCCAGCACATGATTCGCCACGTCGGCGTGTCACCGAGCAGCTATCGCGCGTCGTTCACGCGCTCGCCCGCCGGTCTGCAGCCGGAGGTCGAAGCGCAACACCGACGCCGTCCGTGA
- a CDS encoding uroporphyrinogen-III synthase encodes MTTPDAGGGLAGFTVGITAARRAVEFATLLERRGATIVSAPAIRIIPLSDDAELERVTRQLVADPPQITVATTGIGFRGWMEAAEGWGLAEDLRRTLGGTRMLARGPKAKGAIRAAELREEWSPASESSAEVLDHLLAEGVEGVRIAVQLHGATTEWEPVPDFCEVLRCAGADVVPVPVYRWVPPDDQGPMDHLIEGIVTSGLDCVTFTSAPAVASMLMRAKETGLLEGLLYALRGRVLPACVGPITAAPLEELGVPTSMPGRARLGALARHVTEELPRRANRIQAAGHNISVRGACVVVDGQVRQLAPAPMALMRSLARQPGRVVSREDLLAALPGGGDDTHAVETAIARLRAGLGTPKAIQTVVKRGYRLALDPAECTDNNPRPTATGGPQVPGVGIPTRAPRYIQTAGSW; translated from the coding sequence ATGACAACACCTGACGCGGGCGGCGGCCTGGCCGGATTCACGGTCGGCATCACGGCGGCCCGGCGCGCCGTAGAGTTCGCCACACTGCTGGAACGTCGTGGCGCGACCATCGTGTCCGCACCGGCCATCCGGATCATCCCGCTCTCCGACGACGCCGAGCTGGAGCGGGTCACCCGGCAGCTGGTGGCCGATCCGCCGCAGATCACCGTGGCCACCACCGGTATCGGCTTCCGCGGCTGGATGGAGGCGGCCGAAGGCTGGGGCTTGGCCGAGGATCTGCGCCGCACGCTGGGCGGCACCCGCATGCTCGCCCGCGGCCCGAAGGCCAAGGGCGCCATCCGCGCCGCCGAACTGCGCGAGGAATGGTCGCCCGCCTCCGAGTCTTCCGCGGAGGTCCTGGACCACCTGCTCGCCGAGGGCGTGGAGGGCGTCCGGATCGCGGTGCAGCTGCACGGGGCCACCACCGAGTGGGAGCCGGTGCCCGACTTCTGCGAGGTCCTGCGTTGCGCGGGTGCGGATGTCGTGCCGGTGCCGGTGTACCGCTGGGTGCCGCCGGACGACCAGGGACCGATGGATCACCTGATCGAGGGCATCGTCACGTCCGGTTTGGACTGCGTCACCTTCACCAGTGCGCCCGCGGTCGCGTCCATGTTGATGCGCGCCAAGGAAACCGGACTGTTGGAAGGGCTGCTGTACGCACTGCGCGGCCGGGTGCTGCCCGCCTGCGTCGGGCCGATCACGGCCGCCCCGCTGGAAGAGCTCGGGGTGCCCACGTCGATGCCGGGGCGTGCTCGGCTCGGCGCGTTGGCCCGCCACGTCACCGAGGAACTGCCCAGGCGCGCCAACCGGATTCAGGCCGCGGGACACAACATCAGCGTGCGCGGCGCGTGCGTGGTGGTCGACGGTCAGGTGCGTCAGCTGGCGCCCGCGCCGATGGCGCTGATGCGCTCGCTGGCCCGCCAGCCCGGCCGGGTCGTCTCGCGCGAAGACCTGCTCGCCGCGCTGCCCGGCGGCGGGGACGACACGCACGCGGTGGAGACCGCCATCGCCCGGCTGCGCGCCGGGCTCGGCACGCCGAAAGCGATTCAGACCGTGGTCAAACGCGGGTACCGGCTCGCGCTGGACCCGGCCGAATGCACCGACAACAACCCACGGCCCACCGCGACAGGAGGCCCGCAGGTGCCCGGCGTCGGAATTCCGACCCGGGCACCTCGGTACATCCAGACTGCGGGGAGCTGGTGA